One genomic segment of bacterium includes these proteins:
- a CDS encoding ABC transporter permease has protein sequence MNTIIKFIAKEFQQFRRDPKMFGIILIAPVIQLLFLGYAVNLDVENVKMVVFDQDRTSTSREFVNRFTSSGYFEVVDNVSSYKELENKVDYAEAILGLVISQDFEKNIARRQPAALQAIFEGSDGNQASISAGYVQSIVAQYSKNILIDYVNRNGKKISPAGNLSAEIRVWYNPEMKTRNYMVPGIVGLLVSLVTLVLTSLAVVKEKEIGTMEQLIVTPIKPYQLIAGKLIPFTILGLVSVIIVLGAMRVIFAIPVKGSELFLLLSAFFYILSTLGIGLFISTISKTQQQAMMIAIFAVMMPMIFLSGFAFPIENMPKIIQYISYIIPLKYFNIIIRGVILKGLGFADLWFNTVVLFLMGVTILFLSSRRFKSRLE, from the coding sequence ATGAACACAATAATAAAATTTATAGCAAAAGAATTTCAGCAGTTCAGAAGAGATCCGAAGATGTTCGGAATAATTCTGATTGCACCTGTTATTCAATTATTGTTTTTAGGATATGCAGTCAATCTTGATGTTGAAAATGTAAAAATGGTCGTGTTTGACCAGGACAGAACATCAACCAGCAGAGAATTCGTCAACAGATTTACAAGCTCCGGATATTTTGAAGTTGTTGATAACGTCAGCAGTTACAAAGAACTAGAAAACAAAGTAGACTATGCCGAAGCAATTTTAGGTTTGGTCATTTCACAGGATTTTGAAAAAAATATTGCAAGAAGACAGCCAGCAGCGCTTCAGGCAATATTTGAAGGCTCGGATGGAAACCAGGCATCAATATCTGCGGGATATGTGCAATCAATTGTTGCTCAATATTCAAAAAATATTCTTATCGATTACGTTAATAGAAACGGGAAGAAAATTTCACCAGCAGGTAACCTTTCTGCTGAAATAAGAGTATGGTATAATCCTGAAATGAAGACAAGAAACTATATGGTTCCCGGCATTGTTGGGTTGCTTGTTAGTCTCGTAACTCTGGTTTTGACTTCGCTAGCGGTCGTCAAAGAAAAAGAAATCGGAACGATGGAGCAGCTGATTGTAACTCCTATCAAACCATATCAATTAATTGCCGGCAAGTTGATTCCATTTACAATACTTGGTTTGGTTTCAGTAATCATTGTGCTTGGAGCAATGAGAGTTATCTTTGCTATACCTGTAAAAGGAAGTGAATTATTTTTGTTACTATCAGCTTTTTTTTACATACTTTCAACACTTGGAATAGGATTGTTCATCTCAACAATTTCAAAAACACAGCAGCAGGCAATGATGATTGCAATCTTTGCAGTAATGATGCCGATGATATTCTTATCGGGTTTTGCATTTCCGATTGAGAATATGCCAAAGATCATTCAGTACATCTCGTATATCATCCCATTAAAATATTTTAATATTATTATAAGAGGTGTAATACTGAAAGGTTTGGGTTTTGCAGATTTGTGGTTTAACACTGTGGTGTTATTCTTAATGGGTGTTACAATTTTATTTTTAAGTTCGAGAAGATTTAAGAGTAGGTTAGAGTAA